A single region of the Chryseobacterium sp. 6424 genome encodes:
- the recR gene encoding recombination mediator RecR, with translation MDYPSKVLAKAVEEISGLPGIGKKSALRLALHLLKQPDSQAISLGDSLKKLVIDIKYCRNCHNFSDAEICEICADERRSDDVLCIVEDVRDVMAIENTGKYRGKYLVLGGKISPMEGVGPSQLNISSIGKKLENATVKELIFALSATMEGDTTAYYIYKKFKNSGVSFSTIARGISVGDELEYADEISLGRSIQNRLPYTEKD, from the coding sequence ATGGATTATCCAAGTAAAGTATTAGCCAAAGCAGTTGAAGAAATTTCCGGACTTCCCGGTATTGGTAAAAAATCGGCACTGAGGTTGGCACTCCACCTGTTGAAGCAACCCGACAGCCAGGCCATTTCATTGGGAGACTCGCTCAAGAAACTGGTGATAGATATTAAATACTGCCGTAATTGCCATAACTTTTCAGATGCTGAGATCTGTGAAATCTGCGCAGATGAACGACGAAGCGACGATGTATTGTGCATCGTAGAAGACGTACGCGATGTGATGGCGATAGAAAATACGGGTAAATACCGGGGTAAATATTTGGTTTTGGGAGGTAAAATTTCGCCGATGGAAGGGGTAGGACCCAGCCAGCTAAATATTTCATCCATTGGGAAGAAACTTGAGAACGCCACGGTCAAAGAGCTTATATTCGCGCTCAGCGCTACGATGGAAGGTGATACCACGGCTTATTACATCTATAAAAAGTTTAAAAATTCGGGCGTGTCATTTTCCACCATTGCCCGCGGTATTTCAGTTGGGGATGAACTGGAGTATGCTGATGAGATCTCCCTCGGCCGCTCTATACAGAACCGCCTGCCGTACACAGAAAAAGACTAA